The sequence CCAGGCCGACAACGGATGCCGACTTCTGTTTTCTGTCCAAGACAGCGGTGAGGGCATCAGCGACACGCTCTTGCCCGCCATTTTCGAGCCTTTCGTGCAGGGCGAGGGGTCCTATGTGCGCTACCACCAGGGGGCGGGACTTGGCCTGGCCATTGTCGGACGTCTCATGCGCATGATGGGCGGGTCGCTGGCCATCGACAGTTCGGACAGCGGCACGACGATATGTTTTTCCCTGAACTTCAGGATCCCGGAAGCACCGGCAAAAACAATCGTCGAATGCGAACATTCTGAAAAGACAGGGCACGGGAATCTGCGTATTCTGCTCGCTGAGGACGATCCGGTGAACATGTTCGCCGCGCGGCGCATTCTGGGCAAGGCGGGACATGCGGTCACCCCGGCCACGAACGGTGGGCAGGCTGTCGAATTGCTGCGGGAGTCGGAGTTTGACCTTATCCTCATGGATGTGCAGATGCCGGTCATGGACGGTTTGGAAGCCACGGCAATGATTCGTGGCGATGCAACCCTGGGTGAAAAATCCCGCATCCCCATCGTGGCCATGACCGCCTACGCCATGAGCGGCGACCGGGAGAAATTCCTGGCCGGAAGCATGGATGGCTATATCGCCAAGCCTCTGAGTTGCGAGACTCTTTACGAAATCATTTCCAATGTCATTGCCCGAAAAAATATCGAACCGGAGCCATGTGCACGAGGTGTTTCGAACGAAAAAGGCACCCTGGAATCTAATCCTTAGGAAGCATGATGCCCACACGAGAAAACGACCTGAAGACTAATCCCGAGCAGGGACAGGCATCTGAAGATCTACTGCGTGAGCTTGAATCGCTGCGCCGCAGGGTGACCGAACTTGAAGACATTACCTGCGCGGCAGCACTGGCCGAGGAGACCCTGGCTCACCAGGACGCGCTCATGCAGGCCATGCTGCGCAATCTGCCCCTGGATTTCTGGGCTCGAGATTTGAACGAAAACATCATCATACAGAGCGACGCATCCGTGCGCCTGTGGGGCGATCTGTCCACCACCAGGGTCGACGACGCCGACGTTTCGGAGGAGATCCGCAGCACCTGGCGCTCGGTCAACGAACGCGTCTATGCGGGGGAGGTCCTTACGGGCGAAAAGGAATACGTCCTGCCAAACGGCGAAAAACGCATTTTTCGCGACATCGTCGCCCCCATTCGCAAAGGCGACGAAACCCTGGGCATCCTCGGCACCAACATCGACATCACGGAGCATGTGCACAGCATCCTCGCCCTGCATAAGAGCGAGGCCCACCTGGCCTCCCTGCTCAATTCCATCGACGAGTCCGCGGCGCTGCTCGAACCGGACGGCAAGGTCATCACCGTCAACAAGACCTTTGCCGCCCGGGTGGGCAGGACCGTCGAGGAATGCCTGGGCCAGTCCATCTATGATTTCATTCCCCCTGAAGCCGCGCAGACCCGAAAACGCATGGTCGAAGACCTGGTGCGCAACGCCCGGCCCGTGGCCTTCGAGGACGAACGCCATGGCCGCTGGATGCGCCACAGCCTGAGCCCGGTGCTCGGCTCCGACGGCACGGTGGCGGCGGTGGCGATTTTCGCCATGGACCTGACCGAGCGCAGGCGCCGTGAAGCCCTCCTGCTCGCCCGCCAACGGCTCGGCGAATACGCCATCAACCATTCCCTCAAAGATCTCTTGCGCAAGGCCCTGGACGAGGCCGAAACCGTGACCGGCAGCACGCTGAGCTTCCTGCATTTCCTTGACGAGAAGCAGCGGACCATGACCATGCAGGCCTGGTCCACCAGGACGCTGCGCACCGGCTTCATGGTCCCGGAGAAAAACCTGCCCTATGACCTGGGGCAATCCGGGGTCTGGGCGGATTGCGTGCGCCTGCGCCGTGCAGTGGTCCACAACGACTACGCCGCCCTGGGACACAAGAAGGGGATGCCTTCCGGCCATCCGCCGCTGGTCCGCATGATGCTTTTGCCGGTCTTCCGCGTCGAAAGAATCGTGGCCATCGTGGCAATGGGCAACAAGGCGTCGGACTACACCGACGAGGACGTGCAGGCCTTGACCGAGCTTGGCACCCTGCTGTGGGATATTCTGGAACACAAGCGCGCCCAGGAGGAACTGGGCAAGAGCGAAGCCCTCCTCAACATGACCCAGCGCCTGAGCCGCATTGGCGGCTGGCAGTGGGATGTGACGCAGGGCGTCATGACCTGGACCCGGGAGCTTTATCGCCTGCACGGCTTTGCACCCGACCAGTTCGAGCCGGGTTCGCCGGAGCATATCAGAAGCAGCCAGGCCTGTTACGAGCCCGAGGACCGGGAACTCATCCGCCAAGCATTCGAGAACTGCGTGACTCATGGCCTTCCCTATGACCTGGAGTTGACGTTCACCCCGGTCGGCGGAGAGCGGATACGGATCCGCACCAGCGGGGAGGCGATGTGGGAGAACGGGCGCGTGTCCAAGGTGCTCGGCACCTTTCAGGACATCACGGAAAAGAGGGCTCTCGAACAACGCTACGAAGCCCTGTTCCAGCACATGCTGGACGGGTTCGCCCTGCACGAGATCATTTGCGACGCCTCAGGCCGGCCCGTTGATTACCGTTTTCTGGAGGTCAATCCGGCCTTCGAACGGCACACCGGACTTGCAGGCAAGGACATTAAGGGCAGGACGGTGCGCGAAGTCCTGCCCCTGGTCGAACAGGTCTGGATCGACACTTACGGGAAGGTGGCCCTGACGGGAGAACCTGTATTTTTCGAGGAATATGCCTCGGCCCAGGACAAATTCTTCCAGGTCAGCGCGTTTCGCCCAACACCCATGCGCTTCGCCTGCATTTTCACGGACATAACCGACCGCAAACGCTACGAGCGGGACCTTCGTCAGGCCAAGGACGCCGCCGAGGCCGCCAATGTGGCCAAGTCGGAATTTCTGGCCAACATGAGTCACGAAATCCGCACCCCTTTAAACGGGATCATGGGCATCCTGCATTTGTTCGAGTCCCAGGACCTTCCTGGCGAACAGAAAAAACTTCTCGAATTGGCCAACACCTCGGCCGGACGGCTGAACGGCTTGCTCTCGGACATCCTTGATCTGGCCAGGATCGAATCCGGTAAACTGGCCATCCAGTCCGCGCCCTTCGCCCCCCGCGAATTGCGGGCTTCGACCCTGGGACTTTTCACCCTGGCCGCCCAGGGTAAAAACCTGAGCCTCGAATTCATCCTCGACGACACCCTGCCGTCCATG is a genomic window of Desulfomicrobium baculatum DSM 4028 containing:
- a CDS encoding PAS domain S-box protein; this encodes MMPTRENDLKTNPEQGQASEDLLRELESLRRRVTELEDITCAAALAEETLAHQDALMQAMLRNLPLDFWARDLNENIIIQSDASVRLWGDLSTTRVDDADVSEEIRSTWRSVNERVYAGEVLTGEKEYVLPNGEKRIFRDIVAPIRKGDETLGILGTNIDITEHVHSILALHKSEAHLASLLNSIDESAALLEPDGKVITVNKTFAARVGRTVEECLGQSIYDFIPPEAAQTRKRMVEDLVRNARPVAFEDERHGRWMRHSLSPVLGSDGTVAAVAIFAMDLTERRRREALLLARQRLGEYAINHSLKDLLRKALDEAETVTGSTLSFLHFLDEKQRTMTMQAWSTRTLRTGFMVPEKNLPYDLGQSGVWADCVRLRRAVVHNDYAALGHKKGMPSGHPPLVRMMLLPVFRVERIVAIVAMGNKASDYTDEDVQALTELGTLLWDILEHKRAQEELGKSEALLNMTQRLSRIGGWQWDVTQGVMTWTRELYRLHGFAPDQFEPGSPEHIRSSQACYEPEDRELIRQAFENCVTHGLPYDLELTFTPVGGERIRIRTSGEAMWENGRVSKVLGTFQDITEKRALEQRYEALFQHMLDGFALHEIICDASGRPVDYRFLEVNPAFERHTGLAGKDIKGRTVREVLPLVEQVWIDTYGKVALTGEPVFFEEYASAQDKFFQVSAFRPTPMRFACIFTDITDRKRYERDLRQAKDAAEAANVAKSEFLANMSHEIRTPLNGIMGILHLFESQDLPGEQKKLLELANTSAGRLNGLLSDILDLARIESGKLAIQSAPFAPRELRASTLGLFTLAAQGKNLSLEFILDDTLPSMLEGDESRLRQVLFNLVGNSLKFTRAGFVRVEVGPLPGGASPRILFCVTDSGPGISDHQLKDIFTPFVQGEDSYVRRHQGAGLGLAIVKRIVGLMDGCLCVDSSANGTTICFSLPMSASTAAQTASHDPAPIKGKADSDLAGLRILLVEDDSVSMFAARRVLEKAGHTVSMATDGSEVLPLLRAHDFDVILMDVQLPVMDGLQATAGIRSETSLGDKSRIPIVAMTAYAMSGDREKFLAAGMDDYIAKPVSAPELLDVLRRTGIRFPEKS